A section of the Verrucomicrobiia bacterium genome encodes:
- a CDS encoding pyridoxal-dependent decarboxylase, exosortase A system-associated: protein MTSFEPSAKKVLRLLKKGARTPAFFYDRSVVARKYRLLASNLPSGFGILYALKANPNPELVRFIGKLGAGADIASSGELATARRGGIPAAALSFVGPGKTSEELREAIRAGVGVIHAESLEEFVRISRIAGSLRKKARVGVRVNPLREASVPGMKMGGGAKPFGVDEEILPQVFKLLGKLDHLSFRGIHVYTGSQMPGHKSILEGMKEVLKIAEKAQRLHGRPLEIINLGGGFGVPYFEGDKPLDAGEFGRGLKALMRSARTDEIFPRARFFVESGRYLAAESGLYTARILYRKLSRGKIFLVVDGGMNHHLAASGQLGNFFRKNYKMKVLGKGAGLETVTVVGPLCTPLDLLGRDVRLARAEPGDVLGIYNSGAYAYSASPLHFLSHKLPEEYVI from the coding sequence ATGACCTCTTTTGAACCCAGCGCGAAAAAGGTTTTGCGGCTCCTGAAAAAGGGGGCGCGCACGCCGGCCTTTTTTTACGACCGAAGCGTCGTAGCCCGGAAATACCGCCTGCTGGCCTCGAACCTTCCGTCCGGATTTGGAATTTTATATGCCCTGAAGGCCAATCCGAATCCGGAGCTCGTGCGTTTTATCGGAAAGCTGGGAGCGGGCGCCGACATTGCCTCATCCGGCGAGCTTGCGACGGCGCGCCGGGGCGGCATTCCGGCTGCGGCCCTCAGCTTCGTGGGCCCGGGCAAAACATCTGAAGAACTGCGCGAGGCGATCCGCGCGGGCGTTGGTGTCATTCACGCGGAGTCGCTCGAAGAATTTGTCCGGATCTCTCGGATCGCCGGCAGCCTTCGGAAAAAAGCCCGCGTGGGCGTGCGCGTCAATCCTCTCCGTGAAGCGTCGGTCCCGGGCATGAAAATGGGAGGAGGCGCCAAACCTTTCGGCGTCGACGAGGAAATCTTGCCACAAGTTTTCAAACTTCTCGGCAAACTCGATCATCTCTCGTTTCGCGGCATCCACGTTTACACGGGCTCGCAAATGCCGGGCCACAAGAGCATCCTCGAAGGCATGAAGGAAGTCCTGAAAATCGCGGAAAAAGCCCAGCGGCTGCACGGACGGCCGCTCGAGATCATCAACCTCGGCGGCGGCTTCGGCGTGCCTTATTTCGAAGGCGACAAGCCTCTGGATGCGGGAGAATTCGGCCGCGGCCTGAAAGCCCTCATGCGTTCCGCCCGGACGGACGAAATTTTTCCGCGCGCGCGTTTTTTTGTGGAGTCCGGCAGGTACCTGGCCGCGGAAAGCGGGCTTTACACGGCGCGGATCCTTTATCGCAAATTGTCCCGGGGGAAAATTTTTTTGGTCGTGGATGGGGGGATGAACCATCATCTCGCGGCTTCGGGGCAGCTCGGCAATTTTTTCCGGAAAAACTACAAAATGAAAGTCCTGGGAAAAGGCGCGGGCCTGGAAACCGTAACCGTGGTGGGGCCGCTCTGCACCCCGCTGGACCTCCTGGGCCGCGACGTGCGCCTGGCGCGGGCGGAACCCGGGGACGTTCTTGGCATCTACAATTCCGGGGCCTACGCGTATTCAGCAAGCCCGCTCCACTTTTTGAGCCACAAACTGCCGGAAGAATATGTGATCTGA
- a CDS encoding YraN family protein has protein sequence MKVFEIKNREPFSMPLGERGEMVAWAYLVNEGYRLLEKNYRCPLGEIDVVAARGGRLAFVEIKTRRHHGLGLPEEAVDAAKQKKLVRLAQYYLKEKNREDARVSFDVLSVTWRDGEEPEFRLLMDAFMVEEEIR, from the coding sequence TTGAAAGTTTTTGAGATTAAAAATCGCGAGCCTTTTTCCATGCCGCTCGGCGAGCGCGGCGAGATGGTGGCCTGGGCGTACCTGGTCAACGAAGGCTACCGCCTCCTCGAAAAAAATTACCGCTGCCCGCTGGGCGAGATCGACGTGGTCGCGGCGCGCGGCGGGCGGCTTGCATTCGTGGAAATCAAGACGCGCCGGCATCACGGGCTCGGCCTCCCCGAAGAAGCCGTGGACGCCGCCAAGCAGAAAAAACTCGTCCGCCTTGCCCAATATTATCTGAAGGAAAAAAACCGCGAAGACGCGCGCGTTTCTTTTGACGTGCTGTCGGTGACTTGGCGCGACGGCGAGGAACCGGAATTCCGCCTGCTGATGGATGCCTTCATGGTCGAGGAGGAAATCCGGTGA
- a CDS encoding GNAT family protein has translation MKIRLARAALKDFPNYQKWFRNPKNRQWLGTPFCELDYNIAFHAAWIRKNDSVVYTIYEGRTPIGCASALAVDRKNKNANIILVLGDKKFRGRGIAAKAGNLFLRKMFFRHGLRSVYAWAVETNAASVRIIERNNFTRVGIQRRSHKINGVYKNRILFDLLKEEFIEL, from the coding sequence ATGAAAATCCGCCTGGCGCGCGCGGCGCTCAAAGATTTTCCGAATTATCAGAAATGGTTCCGGAATCCGAAAAACAGGCAATGGCTGGGAACGCCGTTCTGCGAGCTGGATTACAACATCGCTTTTCATGCCGCGTGGATCCGGAAAAACGACAGCGTGGTTTATACCATCTACGAAGGCCGCACGCCCATCGGCTGCGCCAGCGCCCTGGCCGTCGACCGGAAGAATAAAAATGCCAACATCATCCTTGTGCTGGGCGACAAAAAGTTTCGCGGACGGGGGATTGCCGCGAAGGCGGGGAACCTTTTCCTGCGGAAGATGTTTTTCAGGCACGGGCTGCGGTCGGTCTATGCCTGGGCCGTGGAAACCAATGCCGCGTCGGTCCGTATCATCGAAAGAAATAATTTTACGCGCGTCGGCATCCAGCGGCGCAGCCACAAAATCAATGGCGTCTACAAAAACAGGATTCTTTTCGATTTGTTGAAAGAAGAATTCATCGAGTTATGA
- a CDS encoding Npt1/Npt2 family nucleotide transporter gives MNFSFLGRLRSVLIPLSNVRPGERRKTFLMFLYFFLTISLVYILKPVRSSLFIGEFGAEKLPFIYIGEGVWLVFVVWAYTRLAKRVSRRTLYVGVLIFIIFNLLVFWMFLGKQIAYMSAFFYVWVASFSIVMTTIFWTLANDIFNPAEAKRLFGIIMSGGSLGGILGGVITNQAVRIVGTENLLLVAAGILVGCIFLVLLLHREIQLVDKSRAPDEVPDAVAPKESTMKILTGSSYLMMLAAVVIIAKMSSTIVDAQFSKVVEITVLGKEERTAYFGAFWAWLNCISFFMQFFITSLSLRILGVGFSLWLLPGGLTFFAVLSLFNPLLATSQALRIFDGAANYSIQLASKETLYLPLPSRIRHRVKPIIDMLGFRSAKTLGGLYILAGTYFLRLSYERLGMLLLLIMPFWGWIAWNMKKAYSQRLKDYLLDRQKYDNAVEAYNAADVLSFLHSEKNFEQIRSFLSSRSPATRKLAAAAQYAYDKSSQDLERTRKIVDHLVAREPIPDMEGLPQEQEEKKDAELLSGLFVKEPEPSASGSLQSRIEQEAEKIILQAGEALRDPNLSAEAKRQAVRVLGYLPRQQTADLLLQSFGGTEDHGIRFIIMKALLRLCKKNPKITVSRFLVKNEIAREIAVHEQILKIRAFYRKHKEGLPLEDSLDITLRAIQDENVERVFKCLSLLYPEETIRMAHQEIRDQGPDASRSHAVELLSNTLEPDILLMVQAVLDQEPEVRIKDDEVRAILKNFIRSPYAWFSLLGHLLAVDLNLAGRWPELAEYQGTSENPLFSV, from the coding sequence GTGAACTTTTCGTTTCTGGGCAGGCTCCGGTCGGTCCTCATACCTCTGTCCAACGTTCGGCCGGGAGAGCGTCGCAAGACCTTCCTGATGTTCCTCTACTTTTTCCTCACGATCTCGCTCGTCTACATCCTGAAGCCCGTGCGCAGCTCGCTGTTCATCGGAGAATTCGGCGCGGAGAAGCTGCCCTTCATTTATATAGGAGAAGGCGTGTGGCTGGTCTTTGTGGTCTGGGCCTACACGCGTCTGGCCAAACGCGTGAGCCGCAGGACACTCTATGTCGGAGTCCTCATCTTCATCATCTTCAACCTGCTCGTCTTCTGGATGTTTCTCGGAAAACAGATCGCCTACATGTCCGCCTTCTTCTACGTGTGGGTCGCGTCGTTTTCGATCGTGATGACGACTATTTTCTGGACGCTGGCCAACGACATCTTCAATCCCGCCGAGGCCAAACGCCTTTTCGGCATCATCATGAGCGGCGGCTCGCTGGGCGGAATCCTTGGCGGCGTGATTACCAATCAGGCCGTGCGCATCGTCGGGACCGAGAACCTGCTTCTTGTCGCGGCCGGCATCCTTGTGGGCTGCATTTTCCTTGTCCTGCTGCTGCACCGCGAAATCCAGCTCGTGGACAAGTCCAGGGCGCCGGACGAAGTCCCGGACGCGGTGGCACCCAAAGAGTCCACCATGAAGATCCTGACGGGATCTTCGTACCTGATGATGCTGGCCGCGGTTGTCATCATCGCCAAGATGTCTTCCACGATCGTCGATGCCCAATTCAGCAAGGTGGTCGAGATCACCGTTCTCGGAAAAGAGGAAAGGACCGCTTACTTCGGCGCGTTCTGGGCCTGGCTCAATTGCATTTCTTTTTTCATGCAGTTTTTCATCACCAGCCTTTCGCTCCGGATTCTAGGCGTCGGATTTTCGTTGTGGCTCCTGCCCGGAGGGCTCACCTTTTTCGCGGTGTTGAGCCTTTTTAACCCGCTGCTCGCGACTTCGCAGGCGCTCCGCATTTTCGACGGCGCGGCCAACTATTCCATCCAACTCGCGAGCAAGGAAACGCTCTATCTTCCGCTTCCAAGCCGCATCCGGCACCGCGTCAAACCCATCATCGACATGCTCGGCTTCCGGAGCGCCAAGACGCTGGGCGGGCTTTATATTCTGGCAGGGACTTATTTTTTGAGGCTGTCTTACGAGCGCCTCGGCATGCTGCTTCTTCTCATCATGCCTTTCTGGGGCTGGATTGCGTGGAATATGAAGAAGGCCTATTCTCAGCGCTTGAAGGACTATCTTCTCGACCGCCAAAAATACGACAACGCGGTGGAGGCTTATAATGCCGCCGATGTTTTGAGCTTCCTTCACAGCGAAAAAAATTTCGAACAGATCCGGTCCTTTTTGAGCAGCCGGTCGCCGGCCACGCGCAAGCTCGCGGCCGCGGCGCAATACGCGTATGATAAATCTTCCCAGGACCTGGAAAGAACGCGCAAGATCGTCGATCATCTCGTGGCCCGCGAACCGATTCCGGACATGGAAGGCCTTCCCCAGGAACAGGAAGAAAAAAAAGACGCGGAACTGCTGAGCGGCCTTTTTGTCAAAGAGCCCGAGCCCTCTGCGTCGGGCAGCCTTCAGAGCCGTATCGAGCAGGAGGCAGAAAAAATTATTTTACAGGCGGGGGAGGCGCTGCGCGATCCAAACCTTTCCGCCGAGGCCAAGCGCCAGGCTGTGCGCGTCCTCGGCTACCTGCCGCGGCAGCAAACCGCGGACCTTCTGCTGCAGTCCTTCGGAGGCACGGAAGACCACGGCATCCGCTTTATCATCATGAAGGCGCTCCTGCGGCTGTGCAAAAAAAATCCTAAGATCACGGTCAGCCGTTTTCTGGTGAAGAATGAAATCGCGCGGGAAATCGCGGTGCACGAACAGATCCTCAAAATCCGGGCCTTTTACCGGAAGCATAAAGAAGGCCTGCCGCTGGAAGACTCCCTCGACATCACGCTCAGGGCTATCCAGGACGAGAACGTGGAGCGGGTTTTCAAGTGCCTGAGCCTGCTTTATCCGGAGGAAACCATCCGCATGGCCCATCAGGAGATCAGAGACCAGGGCCCGGACGCTTCGAGGAGCCATGCCGTCGAGCTTTTGTCCAATACGCTGGAGCCCGACATCCTGCTGATGGTGCAGGCGGTCCTGGATCAGGAACCCGAGGTCCGGATCAAGGACGACGAGGTGCGGGCCATTTTGAAAAACTTTATTCGGAGCCCGTATGCGTGGTTCTCGCTGCTGGGGCACCTCCTCGCCGTGGATCTGAACCTTGCGGGAAGGTGGCCGGAGCTGGCTGAATACCAGGGAACTTCCGAGAATCCGCTATTTTCCGTTTAA
- the rplS gene encoding 50S ribosomal protein L19: MKGVEILNKQTMGNKKLPEFNVGDTLKIHIKVKEGDKSRIQVFEGVCIRKRGASVNASFTVVKETHGDIVEKIFPFYSPTIDKITVSSKAKVRRAKLYHLRKKK; encoded by the coding sequence ATGAAAGGCGTTGAGATTCTTAACAAGCAGACCATGGGCAACAAGAAGCTTCCCGAATTCAATGTGGGCGACACGCTGAAAATCCACATCAAGGTGAAGGAAGGCGACAAGTCCCGTATTCAGGTTTTCGAAGGTGTTTGCATCCGTAAACGCGGCGCATCCGTGAACGCCAGCTTTACGGTGGTCAAGGAAACGCACGGGGACATCGTGGAAAAGATTTTCCCGTTTTATTCCCCGACGATCGACAAGATCACGGTCAGCTCGAAAGCCAAGGTAAGGCGCGCCAAGCTTTACCACCTCAGAAAGAAGAAGTAG
- a CDS encoding BamA/TamA family outer membrane protein has product MKKILLTSLILTVAGTQAFAATYDRYASIYRDEEGTSTAKKVATEFLAYPFDLIRWPTDKALVYTEKHHIDTKLRYGLDTLKNHGIHPEIGAWNSQGVDFDFVQLTNQKTRFPDLIAKGGVHWGHRELFRVDSEVGWQDFGGTGIGPVGFFSYDRRPEEDFYGIGPHASAGDGSSYKMETTTVGGRLDYDPDPTIHADTFFSYRNVNITNGEDGGKNIIDTQFPAGSIPGLAGDELLDMGLNLAQDSRNHRGVSTRGGLRRAGLSYHEGLGSSDARYLKYETELSQYFRLWSERRVLVLRFYGEYNDGINGGSVPFHQMAKLGGYGLSNADTSQTLRAFDENRFYDRGLGLFNFEYRYAIYEYRDFRMDSVLFWDEGQVFGEFSQLKLKDFRESYGLGLRLSVANHNIFSVEMAHGEEGTNFYVKTHTPF; this is encoded by the coding sequence TTGAAAAAAATATTACTGACCAGTTTGATCCTGACCGTCGCAGGTACCCAGGCCTTTGCCGCCACCTACGACCGCTACGCCTCGATTTACCGCGACGAAGAGGGGACTTCCACGGCCAAGAAGGTCGCGACGGAGTTCCTGGCTTATCCTTTTGATCTCATTCGCTGGCCCACGGACAAGGCCCTGGTCTACACCGAAAAGCACCACATCGATACCAAGCTCCGCTACGGTCTCGACACCCTGAAAAACCACGGCATCCACCCCGAGATCGGAGCCTGGAATTCTCAGGGCGTGGATTTTGATTTCGTCCAGCTCACCAATCAGAAAACGCGGTTCCCCGATCTCATCGCAAAAGGCGGGGTTCACTGGGGCCACCGCGAACTCTTCCGCGTCGACTCGGAAGTGGGCTGGCAGGACTTCGGCGGCACGGGCATCGGCCCGGTCGGATTCTTTTCTTATGACCGCCGCCCCGAGGAAGATTTTTACGGCATCGGCCCGCACGCGAGCGCGGGCGACGGCTCCAGTTATAAAATGGAGACCACGACCGTCGGCGGGCGCCTGGATTATGATCCGGATCCCACGATTCACGCGGACACGTTCTTCAGTTACCGCAACGTCAATATCACCAACGGCGAAGACGGCGGAAAAAACATCATCGACACCCAGTTCCCCGCGGGCAGCATTCCCGGCCTCGCGGGCGACGAACTCCTCGACATGGGCCTGAACCTGGCGCAGGACAGCCGCAATCATCGCGGCGTTTCCACGCGCGGCGGTTTGAGAAGAGCGGGCCTCAGCTATCATGAAGGCCTGGGAAGCTCCGACGCCCGCTACCTGAAATACGAAACCGAACTAAGCCAGTACTTCCGGCTCTGGTCCGAGCGCCGGGTGCTTGTCCTTCGCTTCTACGGCGAATATAACGACGGCATCAACGGCGGCTCTGTCCCGTTCCATCAGATGGCCAAGCTCGGCGGCTACGGGCTTTCGAATGCGGATACGAGCCAGACGCTGCGCGCCTTCGACGAAAACCGTTTTTATGACAGAGGCCTGGGCCTTTTCAATTTCGAATATCGCTATGCCATTTATGAATACCGCGACTTCCGCATGGACTCGGTCCTTTTCTGGGACGAGGGCCAGGTTTTCGGGGAGTTCAGCCAGTTGAAGCTCAAGGATTTCAGGGAATCCTACGGCCTCGGCCTCCGCTTGAGCGTGGCCAATCACAATATCTTTTCCGTCGAAATGGCGCACGGCGAAGAAGGGACGAATTTTTATGTCAAGACACACACGCCGTTCTAA
- a CDS encoding AMP-binding protein produces MQYLVHHFLDQACREFPRKTALIHGRERLRYLDVQKAADGLARRLLELGLKKGDRVGIYLEKSVEEVISVFAVSKAGGVFVILNSALKPDQVAYIMGQSGMRCLVTGPLTYGHLPPALRRKPEFVLALEGGKIRTVIGSRAKRTKDIPFPKDLTGNDLASIIYTSGSTGFPKGVMLTHHNVCLAAHSGAKHLRNESGDVLMGVLPLSFDYGLFQLTSAFKMTGTLVLKKFISAEDLLETARREKVDGIAGIPTILIPLAESRALNKIALRHLRYITNSGGKLPVKYFRKLRKALPRVKIFSMYGFTEAFRAAYLEPEELDRRPESIGKAVPNARIYVLDANGKECGPGQTGELVQAGPLVSRGYWKNPEATAAKIKQNPLHNDYDDPVCYSGDFVKKDKDGFLYFIGRKDQMLKCSGYRVSPDEIEAILHRHPQIRSAAASGIPDERLGHRIRVAAVLKSGASLKPEDLLAYCRRAMPSYMVPSEIRILDKLPLTAHGKINRALLAAGKVS; encoded by the coding sequence GTGCAATATCTGGTCCACCATTTCCTCGACCAAGCGTGCCGGGAATTTCCCCGGAAAACAGCGCTGATCCACGGAAGAGAGCGGCTCCGTTACCTGGACGTGCAAAAGGCTGCCGACGGCCTGGCCCGGCGCCTCCTCGAACTCGGCCTCAAAAAAGGGGACCGGGTCGGCATCTACCTGGAAAAATCCGTGGAGGAAGTCATTTCCGTCTTCGCGGTATCGAAAGCCGGCGGCGTTTTCGTGATCCTGAATTCCGCCCTGAAACCGGATCAGGTCGCCTACATCATGGGCCAATCCGGAATGCGCTGCCTTGTCACGGGACCTTTGACCTACGGCCACCTTCCCCCGGCGCTGCGCCGCAAGCCGGAATTCGTCCTGGCCCTGGAAGGCGGAAAAATCCGGACTGTGATCGGCTCTCGCGCCAAGCGGACCAAGGACATTCCTTTCCCCAAAGACCTGACCGGCAATGATCTTGCCAGTATTATCTACACGTCCGGCTCCACCGGATTTCCGAAAGGCGTGATGCTGACCCACCACAACGTCTGTCTTGCCGCGCATTCGGGCGCAAAGCACCTGCGCAACGAATCCGGCGACGTGCTGATGGGCGTGCTGCCGCTCAGTTTCGATTACGGCCTTTTCCAGCTGACCTCCGCTTTCAAAATGACGGGCACGCTCGTCCTGAAAAAATTTATTTCCGCCGAAGATCTCCTCGAAACCGCGCGCCGGGAAAAAGTAGACGGCATCGCCGGAATCCCCACGATCCTGATCCCTCTGGCGGAAAGCCGGGCGCTCAACAAAATCGCTCTCCGGCATTTGCGCTACATTACGAATTCGGGCGGCAAATTGCCCGTGAAGTATTTCCGGAAGCTGCGCAAGGCCCTGCCGCGCGTGAAGATTTTTTCCATGTACGGATTTACGGAGGCGTTCCGGGCCGCCTACCTCGAGCCCGAGGAACTCGACCGCAGGCCGGAATCCATCGGCAAGGCGGTTCCGAACGCGCGGATCTACGTGCTCGACGCGAACGGGAAAGAATGCGGGCCGGGCCAAACCGGCGAGCTGGTCCAGGCGGGGCCTCTTGTGTCGCGGGGCTACTGGAAAAATCCGGAAGCCACGGCCGCCAAGATAAAACAGAACCCGCTGCACAATGATTACGACGACCCGGTCTGCTATTCCGGGGATTTCGTCAAAAAAGACAAAGACGGCTTCCTTTATTTTATTGGGAGAAAAGACCAGATGCTCAAATGCTCCGGCTACCGCGTCAGTCCCGACGAGATCGAGGCGATCCTGCACCGGCATCCTCAGATCCGTTCGGCCGCGGCTTCGGGTATTCCCGACGAACGTCTGGGGCACCGCATCCGCGTGGCCGCCGTCCTGAAAAGCGGCGCATCCCTGAAACCTGAAGACCTGCTCGCTTATTGCCGCCGGGCCATGCCGTCGTACATGGTGCCTTCCGAAATCCGGATTCTGGACAAGCTGCCGCTGACGGCTCACGGCAAAATCAACCGGGCGCTTCTCGCCGCCGGGAAGGTCTCATGA
- a CDS encoding response regulator: MDVRQRILVVDDEPNIRRSLVVRLENSGYRVDTAENGQEALAFYQRALKEASPYDLILLDLIMPGLDGLGALDGIRQHEASSGISQKDRTPVVMLTALSGSWEEDARYEGCDDYIQKPFKTETLMEIIHKRIRPPQSPGIG; this comes from the coding sequence ATGGACGTCAGGCAGAGAATCCTGGTTGTTGACGACGAGCCGAATATCCGGCGGAGCCTTGTTGTCAGGCTGGAGAATTCCGGTTACCGCGTGGATACCGCCGAAAACGGGCAGGAGGCCCTGGCGTTTTATCAACGCGCCCTCAAGGAAGCCAGTCCTTACGATTTGATCCTCCTCGACCTCATTATGCCCGGCCTGGATGGGCTCGGCGCGCTCGACGGCATACGGCAGCACGAAGCTTCGTCGGGAATTTCCCAAAAAGACCGCACCCCGGTCGTGATGCTGACCGCGCTCAGCGGTTCCTGGGAGGAGGACGCCCGTTACGAAGGCTGCGACGACTACATTCAGAAGCCGTTCAAGACCGAAACCCTGATGGAAATCATCCACAAGAGAATACGCCCTCCCCAATCTCCCGGCATCGGGTAA
- a CDS encoding ribonuclease HII, whose translation MSKKLHEFDRNERRQGDELIAGVDEAGRGPLAGPVVAAAVCFKPFSLKAAFEAGQRKGLFRDLRGLNDSKQVPAPERESLFRQIARHAITGIGTASEAEIDRLNIFQATRLAMKRAVLNLTRTPTMLLIDGKYLRLDVPLTQKCIVKGDCKSASIAAASIVAKVFRDAWMISLDKLYPGYNFSRHKGYGTPEHLRNLDALGPCPVHRRSFAPVEYAGEDETPLESF comes from the coding sequence ATGTCAAAAAAGCTGCATGAATTTGACCGGAACGAAAGGCGGCAGGGCGACGAGCTCATCGCCGGCGTGGACGAAGCCGGGCGGGGGCCTTTGGCTGGCCCCGTGGTAGCGGCCGCGGTCTGTTTCAAACCGTTTTCCCTGAAAGCGGCTTTCGAAGCCGGCCAGCGGAAGGGACTTTTCCGGGACCTCCGGGGCCTGAACGACAGCAAGCAGGTTCCCGCGCCCGAGAGGGAATCGCTTTTCCGCCAGATCGCCCGCCATGCCATCACCGGCATCGGCACCGCTTCCGAAGCAGAGATCGACCGGCTCAACATTTTCCAGGCCACGCGTCTGGCCATGAAAAGGGCGGTCCTCAATCTCACGCGCACGCCCACGATGCTCCTCATCGACGGAAAATACCTGCGCCTCGATGTTCCTCTCACCCAGAAATGCATTGTCAAAGGCGACTGTAAGTCGGCGAGCATTGCCGCGGCTTCCATCGTGGCCAAGGTTTTCCGCGACGCGTGGATGATTTCGCTCGACAAGCTTTATCCGGGCTACAATTTCAGCCGCCACAAAGGCTACGGCACCCCCGAACATTTGAGAAACCTGGACGCGCTGGGCCCTTGCCCGGTCCATCGCCGTTCCTTTGCCCCCGTGGAATACGCCGGAGAAGACGAGACCCCCCTTGAAAGTTTTTGA
- a CDS encoding acyl carrier protein — MSESPVIFKVKKFFKKDPEFRFPATVRENTSLVQAGVFDSFSVIKLVTFLEKEFKIRIKPEDLLEENFSTLKQIEKLVLRKQKKK; from the coding sequence ATGAGCGAAAGCCCCGTCATCTTCAAAGTTAAAAAATTTTTCAAAAAGGACCCGGAATTCCGTTTTCCCGCCACGGTCCGTGAGAACACGTCGCTTGTCCAGGCCGGAGTCTTTGATTCCTTTTCCGTGATCAAACTGGTCACGTTCCTGGAAAAGGAATTCAAGATCCGGATCAAGCCGGAAGACCTGCTGGAAGAAAATTTCAGCACGCTGAAACAGATCGAAAAGCTGGTCTTGCGCAAGCAGAAGAAAAAATAG
- a CDS encoding M67 family metallopeptidase, which yields MIRIPDAFLQNLKEHAERDYPHECCGLILGSKADPAALSRIEPCPNIQDRMHAQDPRGFSRTAETAYFMDPRFLLAIQKTCRERNEVIRIIYHSHVEAEPLFSPEDEALAVLDREPLHAGVYYLIISVVKREAAKYHLYGWDKGLQAFQRVSAGGWGPAGRRDEPHGRQAENPGC from the coding sequence ATGATCCGCATTCCGGATGCTTTCCTTCAGAATCTCAAAGAGCATGCCGAACGTGACTATCCTCATGAATGCTGCGGCCTGATCTTGGGATCGAAGGCCGATCCCGCGGCGCTTTCGCGGATCGAGCCCTGCCCGAACATCCAGGACCGCATGCACGCGCAGGATCCCCGCGGCTTTTCGAGGACTGCCGAGACCGCGTACTTCATGGATCCGCGCTTTCTTCTGGCGATCCAGAAAACATGCCGGGAAAGAAATGAAGTAATCCGCATCATCTATCATTCCCACGTCGAGGCCGAGCCTCTTTTTTCCCCGGAGGACGAAGCCCTGGCTGTCCTGGACCGGGAACCTCTTCATGCCGGGGTTTATTACCTCATTATTTCGGTCGTAAAGAGGGAAGCGGCCAAGTACCATTTATATGGCTGGGACAAAGGACTCCAGGCCTTCCAAAGGGTTTCGGCCGGCGGCTGGGGTCCGGCCGGCCGGAGAGACGAACCTCATGGACGTCAGGCAGAGAATCCTGGTTGTTGA